In Pelorhabdus rhamnosifermentans, the DNA window AATATGAAAACCGCTGTGTCTCACTCATTATATCTGTCAACGGGACGTTTTTCTCCGCAGCTTTAAAATAAGCTTGTGTTACTATTTCATAATAGGATAACCCACGCCTAACAAAAGCCTTTGAAAATTTAGGATTAATTTGAATAGCTTTACTAAAATCAGTAATTGCCAATTCATACTGCTTATTTATAAAATAGGTATCCCCTCGATTGTAATACACGTTTGCATTGTTTGGCACATATTCAATAACTTTTGTAAAATCAGCTATCGCGCTCTCATATTGTTTTTTCATTTTATAAATTAATCCGCGTCGATTATAGGCATCCACATTTTTGGGATTCAGTTTGATTGTTTCACTATATGCCTCAACTGCCCTATCATACTCTTTACTGTTAAAGAATTGATTTCCTTGTTCAAACCATTGCGTTTCCGTTAATTTTTGTTCTGCAGTAACACTTGAATTAGAGCAGGTAAGCATAACTATCAAAAACAAAAGGCTGTAAAATACTGATTTCTTTCTTCGGATTACACTCATCTCATTTTTCCACCTCAATTAGCTTTTACAATTAGCAAACTATTTTAGAAGGTTCAGCTTTTTACGTAATTCAACCATTGATTGACCATCTATTTGGGCATTTCCGCCTAAAGTAGTTTCTAACTGATCCAGCGTATGTGTTAAAAAACTAAATATAGCATCTTTAAAATCGCCTTTTGAAACATTATAAACACCTTTTGGCTTTGAAAAATATACTTGGCTCTCTTCCCAGAAACCATTATCCCAAGCTAATTCAATATTCTCCTCAACTCGTCTAAAATAGACACTAGCAAGTATTGAACCAGCTCTATTGGAAAACCATGAATGCCTGAATATCCATGAACTTTTTGCTTGATACCACAAATAAAATTCATCGTCCTCTTCAGACTCAAACTTATCACTTTCGCGAATTAGCTCCAGTGAATTTTTACCATTTACAGGTAATGGAAAGGGATCGTATCCCAAAACATATTCTAGATTATTACACAACCATTCTACAATATATATCAAATTCCACTCATACTTACCTAGAACACCCTTAGC includes these proteins:
- a CDS encoding tetratricopeptide repeat protein; this translates as MSVIRRKKSVFYSLLFLIVMLTCSNSSVTAEQKLTETQWFEQGNQFFNSKEYDRAVEAYSETIKLNPKNVDAYNRRGLIYKMKKQYESAIADFTKVIEYVPNNANVYYNRGDTYFINKQYELAITDFSKAIQINPKFSKAFVRRGLSYYEIVTQAYFKAAEKNVPLTDIMSETQRFSYFDLIITDLSKAIELKPDFTYAYTVRGNAYSDKGQYDLAIADFDTAIKLDERYAVAYYFKGLTLEGLKSKKEAIDSYNKFLQYADPNDLRIDMVKKSLKALEQDIE